The following proteins come from a genomic window of Ilumatobacter coccineus YM16-304:
- a CDS encoding 4a-hydroxytetrahydrobiopterin dehydratase — MSWSEVDDGLEREFTFANFREAFAFMTRVAFIAEEHDHHPEWSNVYGTVRIRLTTHDAGHVVTERDRAVAAAIDAIAGS; from the coding sequence ATGAGCTGGAGCGAAGTCGACGACGGGTTGGAGCGCGAGTTCACGTTCGCGAACTTCCGTGAAGCGTTCGCGTTCATGACGCGAGTCGCGTTCATCGCCGAGGAACACGACCACCATCCCGAATGGTCGAACGTGTACGGAACCGTCAGGATCCGCCTGACCACACACGATGCCGGCCACGTCGTGACCGAGCGCGATCGCGCCGTGGCCGCGGCGATCGACGCGATCGCCGGTTCATGA
- the sufU gene encoding Fe-S cluster assembly sulfur transfer protein SufU → MSGLEDLYREIILDHYRTPRNRGELDPPAVQTDGHNPLCGDEISVYLLVDDSSGSGDDAVISDIKIGGQGCSISQSSASMMSQAVIGKTVGEVKAIIRRFKSMMGIESVELEAGDDAVDLGDLEALQGVVKFPVRIKCAVLSWNTLTNALDEASSST, encoded by the coding sequence ATGTCTGGCCTCGAAGATCTCTACCGCGAGATCATCCTCGATCATTACCGCACGCCTCGCAACCGGGGCGAGCTCGATCCGCCTGCGGTGCAGACCGACGGTCACAACCCGCTGTGCGGCGACGAGATCAGCGTGTACCTGCTCGTCGACGACTCCAGCGGCTCCGGCGACGATGCGGTGATCTCCGACATCAAGATCGGTGGCCAGGGTTGCTCGATCAGCCAGTCGTCGGCGTCGATGATGAGCCAGGCCGTGATCGGCAAGACCGTCGGCGAGGTCAAAGCGATCATCCGTCGGTTCAAGTCGATGATGGGCATCGAATCGGTCGAGCTCGAAGCGGGCGACGACGCGGTCGACCTCGGCGACCTCGAAGCGCTCCAGGGCGTGGTGAAGTTCCCGGTGCGCATCAAGTGCGCCGTGCTCTCGTGGAACACGCTCACCAACGCGCTCGACGAAGCCTCGTCGTCGACCTGA
- a CDS encoding helix-turn-helix transcriptional regulator encodes MPIVRVGQEFLSCASGKSPLSSAWTRARVAATFSMADMADRVERLTNLLALLLETQQPLPLRRIRTELAGQYPENDKAARQAFERDKAALRGIGVPIEMTVVGGDEMSGQTQYWIDRSSYELDELDLADDEMRALQVAVATVRTDAGQDAIWKLGGSIGDERPPISAVLPDRPELPTIRAAVAARAPITFEYRDAERVVEPWGVLLRGGFWYLVGHDHLRGEKRTFRVDRIVGDIATGEPGAFERPADFDPRDAFPADPKQIGHAAEDGVDAVVEVSAVRAGAIARELGADRVIEHLDDGAIRVRVPATNLDAFRSWVLGLTDHAVVVGPPEIRAHIVEWIEASARVESAS; translated from the coding sequence ATGCCGATTGTACGAGTCGGGCAGGAGTTTCTCTCGTGTGCGTCGGGTAAATCCCCGCTGAGCAGCGCTTGGACGCGTGCGCGCGTCGCGGCGACCTTTAGCATGGCCGACATGGCCGATCGTGTGGAGCGTCTGACGAATCTCCTGGCGCTCTTGCTCGAAACGCAGCAACCGCTCCCGCTCCGCCGGATCCGCACCGAGCTCGCCGGGCAGTATCCCGAGAACGACAAGGCGGCGCGCCAGGCGTTCGAGCGCGACAAGGCGGCGTTGCGCGGCATCGGCGTGCCCATCGAGATGACGGTCGTCGGCGGTGACGAGATGTCGGGCCAGACGCAGTACTGGATCGACCGATCGTCGTACGAGCTCGACGAACTCGATCTGGCCGACGACGAGATGCGGGCGCTGCAGGTGGCGGTGGCGACGGTGCGCACCGATGCCGGGCAGGACGCGATCTGGAAACTCGGCGGTTCGATCGGCGACGAGCGCCCGCCGATCTCGGCGGTGCTGCCCGACCGGCCCGAGCTGCCGACGATCCGCGCCGCCGTCGCCGCCCGCGCTCCCATCACGTTCGAGTACCGCGACGCCGAGCGCGTCGTCGAGCCCTGGGGCGTGCTGCTGCGAGGGGGCTTCTGGTACCTGGTCGGCCACGACCACCTGCGCGGCGAGAAGCGGACGTTCCGTGTCGACCGCATCGTCGGCGACATCGCCACCGGAGAGCCGGGGGCGTTCGAGCGTCCGGCCGACTTCGATCCACGCGATGCGTTTCCGGCCGATCCGAAACAGATCGGCCACGCAGCCGAGGACGGTGTCGATGCGGTGGTCGAGGTGTCGGCGGTGCGCGCCGGGGCGATCGCCCGTGAACTCGGGGCCGATCGCGTGATCGAGCACCTCGACGACGGGGCGATCCGCGTCCGGGTCCCGGCGACCAATCTCGACGCGTTCCGGTCGTGGGTCCTCGGACTCACCGATCACGCCGTGGTCGTCGGCCCGCCCGAGATCCGGGCACACATCGTCGAGTGGATCGAAGCGTCGGCCCGCGTGGAGAGTGCGTCGTGA
- a CDS encoding WhiB family transcriptional regulator codes for MSLAHIDTPLDESNYPSRSDAWRAYAACRGETRLFFPKKAERPEARARREAKALRLCAQCTVATPCRDFAREHREYGFWAGESEEERHLAGYTIAAPIGIRARNATKAS; via the coding sequence ATGAGCCTTGCCCACATCGACACCCCCCTCGACGAGAGCAACTACCCCTCTCGCAGCGACGCCTGGCGCGCCTACGCCGCATGCCGCGGCGAGACGCGTCTGTTCTTCCCCAAGAAGGCCGAACGACCCGAAGCGCGGGCACGCCGTGAGGCCAAGGCGCTCCGGCTCTGCGCGCAGTGCACCGTCGCCACCCCCTGCCGGGACTTCGCCCGCGAGCACCGCGAGTACGGCTTCTGGGCAGGCGAGTCCGAGGAAGAACGCCACCTCGCCGGCTACACCATCGCCGCTCCGATCGGCATCCGCGCCCGCAACGCCACCAAAGCGAGCTGA
- a CDS encoding MFS transporter, translated as MSRDPAHVGGAAASVAPDVSALDEPTGTFPGWRVVAGCFVVLLVNSGLAFYGLAVYLNAFSNEQGWALGSISFAVTVFFVIGGLIGLWVARLIARFDVRIVITIGALVSGGALALVGQVTSPWQLYVSYAFFAVGYGFAGLVSTTTVVTRWFHLKRGVALSVASTGLSVGGIVITPFAKRFIDDHGLAATTPWLGVLFVVGVVPVTWLLIRPDPARYGWEPDGIRLARGVAPAVATGVPYADAVSSTFYKMVTYGFVLALGSQVGGIQQLVKLVEDRTDERTAQFAITVLAATSVVARLIGGRLVSIVPMTRLTVALAGLQCVALAGIAVSRATVLIFASIVLFGLTIGNLLMLQPLLIAERFGVLDYPKIYGRSQAIAIAGVAGGPLLIGWLYDVFGSYDWPYLIAAMLCGVGTVVISRAGPATLPTTVAIDV; from the coding sequence ATGAGCCGAGATCCGGCGCACGTCGGCGGTGCCGCCGCGTCGGTCGCGCCGGACGTGTCGGCCCTCGATGAGCCGACGGGAACGTTTCCTGGGTGGCGAGTGGTCGCGGGCTGCTTCGTCGTGTTGCTCGTCAACTCGGGGCTCGCCTTCTACGGGTTGGCGGTGTATCTCAACGCGTTCAGCAACGAGCAGGGCTGGGCGCTCGGCAGCATCTCGTTCGCCGTCACCGTCTTCTTCGTCATCGGCGGGCTCATCGGCTTGTGGGTCGCCCGCCTCATCGCCCGCTTCGACGTGCGCATCGTCATCACCATCGGCGCGCTCGTCTCGGGCGGTGCGCTGGCGCTCGTCGGGCAGGTGACCAGCCCGTGGCAGCTGTATGTGTCGTACGCGTTCTTCGCGGTCGGGTACGGGTTCGCCGGTCTGGTCTCGACCACGACGGTGGTGACGCGCTGGTTCCATCTCAAGCGCGGAGTGGCCCTGTCGGTCGCGTCGACCGGTCTCTCGGTCGGAGGCATCGTCATCACGCCGTTCGCGAAGCGCTTCATCGACGACCACGGCTTGGCGGCGACCACGCCGTGGCTCGGAGTGCTGTTCGTCGTCGGGGTCGTACCGGTCACCTGGCTGCTCATCCGCCCGGACCCTGCCAGATACGGATGGGAACCCGACGGCATCCGCCTTGCACGCGGCGTTGCTCCGGCCGTCGCCACCGGCGTGCCGTATGCCGACGCCGTGTCGTCGACGTTCTACAAGATGGTCACCTACGGGTTCGTGCTGGCGCTCGGGTCGCAGGTCGGCGGCATCCAACAGTTGGTCAAGCTGGTCGAAGACCGCACCGACGAGCGGACCGCCCAGTTCGCGATCACCGTGCTCGCCGCGACGTCGGTCGTCGCTCGTCTGATCGGTGGCCGTCTCGTGTCGATCGTGCCGATGACGCGCCTGACCGTCGCGCTCGCCGGGCTGCAGTGTGTGGCGCTCGCCGGGATCGCCGTCTCCCGTGCGACCGTCTTGATCTTTGCGTCGATCGTGTTGTTCGGGCTCACCATCGGCAACCTGTTGATGTTGCAACCGCTGTTGATCGCCGAGCGGTTCGGGGTGCTCGACTACCCGAAGATCTACGGGAGATCGCAAGCCATCGCGATCGCGGGTGTGGCCGGCGGTCCGCTGCTCATCGGGTGGCTCTACGACGTCTTCGGGTCGTACGACTGGCCGTATCTGATCGCGGCGATGCTGTGCGGCGTGGGCACCGTGGTCATTTCCCGAGCCGGTCCGGCGACGCTTCCGACTACCGTCGCCATCGATGTCTGA
- a CDS encoding ABC transporter ATP-binding protein, translated as MTNAGATDSALTGDAPLLAVRNLHAAPDDGDVATMPGAAQGCVLRGVDLTIGVGELHAIVGDASTAAIGPVLMGSPAHRVTDGSIHLRGDDVTDWPVDERAKAGLFLSFPRPTPIPGVSVRRLLHRAESANARSRSSAQAAHGTAGDWARRVGLDADAVDSPAAGDLSEHQSELQPLTEIVQLAVLQPALAVLDLTDSPSDAAVARAVRLVCSERPHMAVLLIAPSPRLLAEIAPHRVHSFVGGRIVASGGLELTQQLERSDHESFQKVGV; from the coding sequence GTGACGAACGCCGGAGCGACCGACTCGGCCCTCACGGGCGATGCGCCGCTCCTCGCTGTCCGCAACCTGCACGCAGCACCCGACGACGGTGACGTCGCCACCATGCCGGGCGCCGCCCAGGGGTGTGTGCTGCGAGGTGTCGATCTGACGATCGGCGTCGGCGAGCTCCACGCGATCGTCGGCGATGCGAGTACCGCAGCGATCGGCCCAGTGCTCATGGGATCCCCGGCGCATCGGGTCACCGACGGCAGCATCCACCTCCGCGGCGACGACGTCACCGATTGGCCCGTCGACGAACGAGCCAAAGCCGGCCTGTTCCTGTCGTTCCCACGCCCCACGCCGATTCCCGGCGTCTCGGTCCGGCGACTCCTCCACCGAGCCGAGTCCGCCAACGCTCGGTCACGCTCCTCGGCGCAAGCCGCTCACGGCACCGCCGGCGACTGGGCCCGGCGCGTCGGTCTCGACGCCGACGCGGTCGACTCGCCCGCCGCCGGCGACCTGTCCGAGCACCAATCCGAGCTCCAACCGCTCACCGAGATCGTGCAGCTGGCCGTCCTCCAGCCGGCGCTCGCCGTGCTCGATCTCACCGACTCGCCCAGCGACGCCGCCGTGGCCCGCGCCGTCCGCCTGGTCTGCTCCGAACGGCCACACATGGCGGTGCTCCTGATCGCACCGTCTCCTCGGCTTCTCGCCGAGATCGCACCGCACCGGGTCCACTCGTTCGTCGGTGGTCGCATCGTCGCGTCCGGCGGACTCGAACTCACCCAGCAACTCGAACGGAGCGACCACGAGTCGTTCCAGAAAGTCGGGGTCTGA
- a CDS encoding aminotransferase class V-fold PLP-dependent enzyme, translating into MTTEAIDIAAIRSQFPLLTDRTIDDKRLVYLDSGNTSQKPRRVIDAMQHFMESTYAPINRSSYRLAGEATEVYEGARAAVARLINAPSADEVVFTKNATESMNLIALAWGRANLGTGDVVVLTEMEHHANIVPWQMLQAERGIEIRWIPLTADGQLDLTDLDRLLDGAKVLSFTAMSNVLGTIPPTAMLCSAAHDAGALAVVDACQYVPHNVTDVQAWGADLVAFSSHKMCGPSGIGMLWGRMEILESMPPFLGGGNMIDTVTFDGFTTAPVPAKFEAGTPPIIEAAGLTAAVEFLEEIGMANIRQHEMSLTRYTLDTLNERFGDEITIYGPDNVELRGGVFSFAFRDLHPHDVSQVLDETNVCVRAGHHCAKPLMKTLGVAATTRASVYLYNDEHDIDALADGLAGATDIFGF; encoded by the coding sequence ATGACAACCGAAGCAATCGACATCGCCGCGATCCGCAGCCAGTTCCCGCTGCTCACCGACCGCACGATCGACGACAAACGCCTCGTCTACCTCGACTCGGGCAACACCTCGCAGAAACCCCGGCGCGTCATCGACGCGATGCAGCACTTCATGGAATCGACGTACGCGCCGATCAACCGCAGCTCGTACCGACTCGCCGGCGAAGCGACCGAGGTCTACGAAGGCGCTCGCGCCGCCGTGGCCCGTCTCATCAACGCCCCGTCGGCCGACGAGGTGGTCTTCACGAAGAACGCCACCGAGTCGATGAACCTGATCGCCCTCGCCTGGGGCCGCGCCAATCTCGGCACCGGCGACGTGGTGGTGCTCACCGAGATGGAGCACCACGCCAACATCGTCCCGTGGCAGATGCTGCAGGCCGAGCGGGGCATCGAGATCCGGTGGATTCCGCTCACCGCCGACGGGCAACTCGATCTGACCGACCTCGACCGCCTGCTCGACGGCGCCAAGGTGCTGTCGTTCACCGCGATGAGCAACGTGCTCGGCACGATTCCACCCACTGCGATGCTCTGCAGCGCCGCCCACGACGCCGGTGCGCTCGCCGTGGTCGACGCCTGCCAGTACGTGCCCCACAACGTCACCGACGTGCAGGCGTGGGGAGCCGACCTGGTCGCGTTCTCCAGCCACAAGATGTGCGGCCCGTCGGGCATCGGCATGCTGTGGGGGCGCATGGAGATCCTCGAGTCGATGCCGCCGTTCCTCGGTGGCGGCAACATGATCGACACGGTCACGTTCGACGGTTTCACCACCGCACCGGTCCCGGCCAAGTTCGAGGCGGGCACGCCTCCGATCATCGAAGCCGCCGGCCTCACCGCAGCGGTCGAGTTCCTCGAAGAGATCGGCATGGCCAACATCCGTCAGCACGAGATGTCGCTGACCCGCTACACCCTCGACACGCTCAACGAGCGTTTCGGTGACGAGATCACGATCTACGGACCCGACAACGTCGAGCTGCGCGGCGGGGTGTTCAGCTTCGCCTTCCGCGACCTGCACCCGCACGACGTGAGCCAGGTGCTCGACGAGACCAACGTCTGCGTCAGAGCCGGGCACCACTGCGCCAAGCCGCTCATGAAGACACTCGGCGTCGCCGCCACGACCCGAGCGAGCGTGTACCTGTACAACGACGAGCACGACATCGATGCGCTGGCTGATGGCCTGGCCGGCGCAACCGATATCTTTGGCTTCTGA
- a CDS encoding helix-turn-helix transcriptional regulator, whose amino-acid sequence MSGPRNAEDRLRRLLVMLPYLMEAGEVPLSEVAERFDMTEAQVTNDLELVAMCGLPPYVDEMIDVFVDDGMVFVGVPRLFTRSLRLTAPEAFSLLAAGRAALELPGGDATGPLGRGLAKLAAALGAAGIDTASAGSDDTAGVAIDLSRPELTDQIIDAVAAHAELAVTYYTPARDAVSERTFVPRHVFVEAGNWYVRADDARSGELRTFRIDRIEQAAPTGRTVPPEGDAPGEPQPFFTDVDVPRALVRVGPDAQWIIDRYPIDRADPTTARGVPNGWLDVTLPVASERWLARLLVRLGPDAVLVEPDELRPAVTSLAQRMLARYAD is encoded by the coding sequence GTGAGCGGCCCGCGCAACGCCGAAGACCGGCTGCGGCGCCTGCTGGTGATGCTGCCGTACCTCATGGAGGCGGGCGAGGTGCCGCTGTCGGAGGTCGCCGAGCGCTTCGACATGACCGAAGCGCAGGTCACGAACGACCTCGAACTCGTCGCGATGTGTGGCTTGCCGCCGTATGTCGACGAGATGATCGACGTGTTCGTCGACGACGGGATGGTGTTCGTCGGGGTGCCGCGGCTCTTCACGAGGTCGTTGCGGCTCACCGCGCCCGAAGCCTTCTCGCTGCTGGCCGCTGGACGAGCAGCGCTCGAACTCCCGGGTGGCGACGCCACCGGGCCGCTCGGGCGCGGGCTCGCGAAACTCGCCGCAGCGCTCGGCGCGGCCGGTATCGACACGGCCAGTGCCGGGTCCGACGACACGGCGGGCGTGGCCATCGACCTGTCGCGACCCGAGTTGACCGATCAGATCATCGATGCCGTCGCTGCTCACGCGGAGCTCGCCGTCACGTACTACACGCCGGCCCGTGACGCGGTGAGCGAGCGGACGTTCGTGCCCCGCCACGTGTTCGTCGAGGCCGGCAACTGGTACGTGCGTGCCGACGACGCTCGTTCGGGCGAGCTGCGCACCTTCCGGATCGACCGGATCGAACAGGCGGCTCCGACCGGCCGTACGGTGCCGCCGGAGGGCGATGCGCCGGGCGAACCGCAACCGTTCTTCACCGATGTCGACGTGCCGCGAGCGCTCGTGCGCGTCGGCCCCGACGCTCAGTGGATCATCGATCGGTATCCGATCGATCGGGCCGATCCCACGACCGCGCGCGGCGTGCCGAACGGATGGCTCGACGTGACGCTCCCGGTGGCGAGCGAGCGGTGGCTGGCGAGGTTGCTGGTGCGGCTCGGACCCGACGCCGTGCTCGTCGAGCCCGACGAGCTGCGGCCCGCGGTGACCTCGCTCGCGCAGCGGATGCTCGCCCGCTACGCCGACTGA
- a CDS encoding phosphotransferase family protein translates to MAAPAIPAQIADIDVAWLNEALGDEFGTITAASAERFGEGVGILGELARFTLTYADGHSGPATLVAKCASPSEENQFLALAMGFYVREVNFYRHVADSVAVRVPRPYHAATSDTGVPFVLLIEDIAGASTPDQLAGLSVDEVTTIISTIAPLHIQFWGSDRLDALDWLPPMNNDMYKGGAPLATALFPSFAEHFGDRIPADFMATIGGACERYAELLDYTTTIGAPTFTHTDCRAENYLFGGPDGDDAVTVIDFQLSTRHIGMWDVTNLIAGSMDPELRKQHETAIIQGYVDQIVAAGIDYSLDQAMHEYRVCLLQQMAAQVITSDLQGGNDRGTELLEQLHLRPVLAAIDNDAGSILDLF, encoded by the coding sequence ATGGCAGCCCCAGCAATCCCGGCCCAGATCGCCGACATCGACGTCGCCTGGCTCAACGAGGCGCTCGGCGACGAGTTCGGCACGATCACGGCGGCGAGCGCCGAGCGATTCGGCGAAGGCGTGGGCATCCTCGGCGAGTTGGCTCGGTTCACGCTCACCTACGCCGACGGTCACAGCGGGCCCGCCACCCTCGTCGCCAAGTGTGCGTCGCCGTCGGAGGAGAACCAGTTCCTGGCGCTCGCGATGGGGTTCTACGTCCGCGAGGTCAACTTCTACCGCCATGTCGCCGACAGCGTCGCCGTGCGCGTCCCGCGCCCCTATCACGCCGCGACCTCCGACACCGGGGTGCCCTTCGTGTTGCTGATCGAAGACATCGCCGGTGCGTCCACGCCGGATCAACTCGCCGGACTGTCGGTCGACGAGGTCACCACGATCATCTCGACCATCGCGCCGCTGCACATCCAGTTCTGGGGCAGCGACCGACTGGATGCGCTCGACTGGCTCCCGCCGATGAACAACGACATGTACAAGGGCGGCGCGCCGCTCGCCACCGCGTTGTTCCCGTCGTTCGCCGAGCACTTCGGCGATCGGATCCCCGCCGACTTCATGGCGACGATCGGCGGCGCATGCGAGCGCTACGCCGAACTGCTCGACTACACCACCACCATCGGAGCTCCGACGTTCACGCACACCGACTGCCGCGCCGAGAACTACCTGTTCGGTGGCCCCGACGGCGACGACGCCGTGACGGTGATCGACTTCCAGCTGTCGACCCGGCACATCGGCATGTGGGACGTCACCAACCTCATCGCCGGCTCGATGGACCCCGAACTCCGCAAGCAGCACGAGACCGCCATCATCCAGGGCTACGTCGATCAGATCGTCGCCGCCGGCATCGACTACTCGCTCGACCAGGCGATGCACGAGTACCGGGTCTGCCTGTTGCAACAGATGGCCGCACAGGTGATCACGAGCGATCTGCAGGGTGGCAACGATCGCGGCACCGAGCTGCTCGAGCAGCTGCATCTGCGGCCGGTGCTCGCCGCGATCGACAACGACGCCGGCTCGATCCTCGACCTCTTCTGA
- a CDS encoding YbaK/EbsC family protein produces the protein MSEQPHRNVVKVVEAGRTLGVTVEPVSYPQGAKTAQDAADAVGCAVGQIVKSLIFGVDRSAGDADAGDGSIDLVLAYVSGANMLDEKKLAAAAGAARCRRVDADTVRSATGFPIGGVPPFGHDTELDVFIDPDLLQYDEVWAAAGTWNDVFAIAPDRLVTASGGTVTDLRRD, from the coding sequence ATGTCTGAACAACCGCACCGCAACGTCGTCAAGGTGGTCGAGGCCGGCCGAACACTGGGGGTCACCGTCGAGCCGGTCAGCTACCCGCAGGGCGCCAAGACGGCACAGGATGCAGCCGACGCCGTCGGTTGCGCCGTGGGCCAGATCGTGAAGAGCCTGATCTTCGGCGTCGACCGGAGCGCCGGCGACGCAGACGCAGGGGACGGCTCGATCGACCTCGTGCTCGCGTATGTGTCGGGTGCCAACATGCTCGACGAGAAGAAGCTCGCTGCGGCGGCCGGTGCTGCGAGGTGCCGGCGCGTCGACGCCGACACGGTTCGCTCGGCCACCGGCTTCCCGATCGGCGGTGTGCCACCGTTCGGTCACGACACCGAACTCGACGTGTTCATCGACCCCGATCTGTTGCAGTATGACGAGGTCTGGGCTGCAGCCGGCACCTGGAACGACGTGTTCGCCATCGCTCCCGACCGCCTCGTCACCGCGAGCGGCGGCACGGTCACCGACCTCAGACGAGACTGA
- a CDS encoding 3'-5' exonuclease, which produces MGLPRFAVVDLETSGLSTRKHRILQLGMVTVEADGRVVDQWSTLVKLRWPLSRVGPTHVHGLRRRDLRGAPPIDHVLDEFSERLGTSIFTAHNARFDAEFIERALERRSRRHECGDALTQRLCTLRMSRRLDPDRELSHRLGDVCTRYGVSLDRPHDALADAMATAEILPHLLRAHDVHDVHDLEPFFDRPRTR; this is translated from the coding sequence GTGGGACTCCCCCGGTTTGCCGTCGTCGATCTCGAGACCTCCGGCCTCTCCACGCGCAAGCACCGAATCCTCCAGCTCGGCATGGTCACGGTCGAAGCCGACGGACGCGTCGTCGACCAGTGGTCGACCCTCGTCAAGCTCCGCTGGCCGCTGTCGCGTGTCGGGCCGACTCATGTCCACGGGCTTCGCCGCCGCGATCTGCGAGGCGCCCCGCCGATCGACCACGTCCTCGACGAGTTCTCCGAGCGACTCGGCACGTCGATCTTCACCGCCCACAACGCCCGGTTCGATGCCGAGTTCATCGAACGAGCACTCGAACGACGCTCCCGCCGCCACGAGTGCGGCGACGCGCTCACGCAGCGGCTGTGCACGCTGCGCATGTCGCGTCGACTCGACCCCGATCGTGAACTCTCCCACCGCCTCGGCGACGTCTGCACCCGCTACGGCGTCTCGCTCGATCGCCCGCACGATGCACTCGCCGACGCGATGGCGACAGCCGAGATCCTCCCGCACCTCCTGCGAGCGCACGACGTCCACGACGTGCACGACCTCGAACCGTTCTTCGATCGCCCTCGCACCCGCTGA
- a CDS encoding PaaI family thioesterase → MSSESSATTTPDVAEARARLGAAYRRLGHSIAGHDAEADDLDRIADSLHLAADELDAFPIRDRATERRTGDWGPPPASGEQMFSFDERPISGRAAPLGFDVSITREGDEVVGRLTLGSAHEGAPSRSHGGMVSALFDDVFGFVLTIEQQAGFTGELTVRYEAGTPIGVPLACRVRLAARDGRKLLMTGELTLDDDPTTVFARSTATFIAIDPERFSQLTS, encoded by the coding sequence GTGTCGTCCGAATCGTCCGCGACCACGACGCCCGACGTCGCTGAAGCACGCGCCCGCCTCGGCGCGGCGTACCGGCGCCTCGGTCATTCGATCGCCGGCCACGACGCCGAGGCCGACGACCTCGACCGCATCGCCGACTCGCTCCACCTCGCCGCCGACGAACTCGACGCCTTCCCCATCCGTGACCGCGCCACCGAACGACGGACCGGCGACTGGGGACCACCACCGGCGAGCGGCGAGCAGATGTTCAGCTTCGACGAACGGCCGATCTCGGGCCGTGCCGCGCCGCTCGGATTCGACGTCTCGATCACTCGCGAGGGCGACGAGGTCGTCGGCAGGCTCACACTCGGCTCGGCGCACGAAGGCGCTCCGTCGCGCAGCCACGGCGGCATGGTGTCGGCGCTGTTCGACGACGTGTTCGGCTTCGTTCTCACGATCGAGCAACAGGCGGGCTTCACCGGTGAGCTGACGGTGCGGTACGAGGCCGGCACGCCGATCGGTGTGCCGTTGGCGTGTCGTGTGCGGCTCGCCGCACGCGACGGCCGCAAGTTGCTGATGACCGGCGAGCTGACGCTCGACGACGACCCGACCACGGTGTTCGCACGCTCGACCGCGACGTTCATCGCGATCGACCCTGAACGCTTCAGCCAGCTCACGTCCTGA